One Perca flavescens isolate YP-PL-M2 chromosome 9, PFLA_1.0, whole genome shotgun sequence genomic window carries:
- the kcnn1b gene encoding small conductance calcium-activated potassium channel protein 1b produces the protein MVSRAAVGHKGFLQHSNIHTELLRQQARGFLRSDAMRLILVKPTNATRRLDSTGEVFRDGDHEHCTSGGPSPPRKTPEAMRDGYSGASVDASSSPQETSLCCVSFSPHERSNGISLPRDSGQMSPMKTRNLTLSQLSDQDWLLLCGQVSSAGDDSLSAERAGTSVGLPNHDDRCGCSCPDAHQHPEASSFHPHSKQGTVQQDCLSRVSNKRRLSSSPVLPQEINQRDLLKPAMNHPQDHFTLQCGDQEGRKELLQQQPCNHFKRKDSSQATLFNIPLNSIECAETNQKVHQHPQPADLNWRELFGKEPLLVQQRQTHDSHCSMSGDQTCKSSGDPSIILKCRHLAYDPLTSTPRAQRSSTPACNKSVQSSTSQYSSQRQSQTNYQHLSGSRPSHTPPTSSTLPTDDLVSRDAVRPLSSHGTLRSSLADLHSGQQPLQLLHSAILDDAFSKVIREDSSKANSENLSRDEGSVPQKKSKDISYRLGQRKALFGKRKQLSDYALVCGMFGIIVMVIETELSGGFYSKESIYSYILKGLISLSTAILLGLIVMYHAREIQLFMVDNGADDWRIAMTFERIIFVAFELLICAIHPIPGQHVFTWTARLAFSYTASVADADIDIILSVPMFLRLYLIGRVMLLHSKLFTDASSRSIGALNKISFDTRFVMKTLMTICPGTVLLVFSVSCWIIAAWTVRVCERYHDAQAVTSTFLGAMWLISITFLSIGYGDMVPHTYCGKGVCLLTGIMGAGCTALVVAVVARKSELTRAEKHVHNFMMDTQLYKKVKNTAANVLRETWLIYKNTKLVKKVDHARVRHHQRKFLQAIHQLRRVKMEQRKLTDQANTVADLAKTQNMMYDLVLELQHRSEELDRRIVALEEKLNSILLSVQSLPVVLSQAITKLQKDFLDDLACRVHFLSSSLSSECCSVPARQLCQGPTTPETQYSS, from the exons ATGGTGTCGCGTGCTGCCGTTGGTCACAAAGGTTTTCTCCAGCACAGCAACATTCACACTGAGCTGCTGAGGCAGCAAGCCCGAGGCTTT CTCCGCAGTGATGCCATGAGGTTGATTCTGGTTAAACCCACCAACGCAACGCGGCGTCTTGACTCAACGGGTGAAGTCTTCCGGGATGGGGACCACGAGCATTGTACCTCAGGAGGTCCATCACCTCCGAGAAAAACTCCTGAGGCGATGCGCGATGGATACTCAGGTGCCTCCGTGGATGCATCTTCTTCCCCACAGGAGACGAGTCTGTGCTGCGTTTCATTCTCACCCCACGAAAGGTCTAATGGAATCAGTTTACCAAGAGATTCGGGCCAGATGTCACCAATGAAAACCCGAAACCTAACCTTATCACAGCTGAGTGATCAGGACTGGCTGCTGCTTTGTGGCCAGGTTAGCAGTGCAGGAGATGATTCACTGTCAGCGGAGAGAGCAGGGACCAGTGTGGGACTTCCAAACCATGATGACAGATGTGGTTGTTCCTGTCCGGACGCACACCAACATCCAGAGGCTTCTAGTTTTCATCCGCATTCAAAACAGGGCACTGTCCAGCAAGACTGCCTCTCCAGAGTTTCAAACAAGAGACGCCTTTCATCTTCACCTGTTTTACCGCAGGAAATAAACCAACGGGATCTTTTGAAACCTGCAATGAACCACCCACAGGATCATTTCACGCTCCAGTGCGGTGACCAAGAAGGTCGAAAGGAGCTATTGCAGCAACAACCTTGCAATCATTTTAAACGTAAAGACAGCAGCCAAGCAACTTTATTCAACATTCCTCTGAACTCCATCGAGTGTGCTGAGACAAATCAGAAGGTCCACCAACACCCTCAGCCTGCAGACCTCAACTGGAGAGAGCTTTTTGGCAAAGAACCACTGTTAGTTCAGCAACGTCAAACGCACGATTCCCACTGCTCGATGAGCGGTGATCAGACCTGCAAGTCATCTGGAGATCCCTCCATCATCCTCAAGTGCCGTCATCTCGCTTACGACCCTCTAACCAGCACTCCGCGGGCGCAGAGGTCATCAACTCCAGCCTGTAACAAAAGTGTCCAGTCCTCCACCAGCCAGTATAGCTCACAGCGACAAAGTCAG ACAAACTATCAGCACCTCAGTGGATCAAGACCCTCACACACTCCTCCAACTTCCTCCACCTTACCAACTGATGATTTAGTCAGCAGAGATGCGGTGCGACCGCTGAGCAGCCATGGTACTTTAAGATCCAGTCTTGCAGATCTCCACTCAGGCCAACAGCCTCTTCAGCTTCTCCACAGTGCCATCCTGGATGACGCCTTCTCCAAAGTCATCAGAGAAGATTCCAGTAAGGCTAACAGTGAGAACCTGAGTAGGGATGAAGGCAGCGTACCACAGAAGAAGTCCAAGGACATTAGCTACCGGCTGGGTCAGAGAAAAGCGCTCTTTGGGAAGCGCAAACAGTTGAGCGACTACGCGTTGGTCTGTGGGATGTTTGGCATTATCGTCATGGTGATCGAGACAGAGCTGTCTGGGGGATTTTACAGCAAG GAATCCATATATTCATACATACTGAAAGGCCTGATCAGCCTCTCCACTGCTATTCTTCTTGGACTCATTGTGATGTACCATGCAAGGGAAATCCAG CTCTTCATGGTGGACAACGGAGCAGACGACTGGAGGATAGCGATGACCTTTGAGCGAATTATCTTTGTTGCGTTTGAGCTCCTTATCTGTGCCATCCATCCAATCCCGGGCCAGCATGTGTTCACCTGGACTGCTCGACTGGCCTTCAGCTACACAGCATCGGTGGCAGACGCTGACATTGACATCATCCTCTCTGTGCCAATGTTCCTGCGCCTCTACCTGATTGGCCGGGTCATGCTGCTCCACAGCAAGCTGTTCACGGACGCTTCCTCCCGCAGCATCGGGGCGCTCAACAAGATCAGCTTTGACACTCGTTTTGTCATGAAGACTCTGATGACCATCTGCCCCGGCACAGTTCTGCTGGTTTTCAGCGTGTCTTGTTGGATCATAGCAGCGTGGACCGTGCGTGTATGTGAGAG GTATCATGATGCACAGGCGGTGACCAGTACCTTCCTTGGAGCAATGTGGCTGATCTCCATCACCTTTCTGTCCATCGGCTACGGGGACATGGTCCCTCACACCTACTGCGGCAAGGGGGTTTGCCTGCTGACAGGAATCATG GGAGCGGGCTGCACAGCATTAGTGGTCGCCGTTGTTGCGAGGAAGTCAGAACTCACCAGAGCCGAAAAGCACGTCCATAACTTCATGATGGATACTCAGCTCTACAAAAAG GTAAAAAACACAGCAGCCAATGTGTTGAGGGAGACATGGCTCATCTACAAAAACACCAAGCTGGTCAAGAAGGTTGACCATGCCAGAGTACGCCACCATCAGCGTAAATTCCTGCAAGCCATCCACCA GCTGCGTAGAGTCAAAATGGAGCAAAGGAAGCTAACTGATCAGGCCAATACAGTTGCTGACCTTGCCAAG ACTCAGAACATGATGTATGATCTGGTGTTGGAGCTTCAGCATCGGAGCGAGGAGCTGGACAGGCGTATTGTAGCTCTGGAAGAGAAACTAAACTCCATCCTTCTCAGCGTGCAGTCGCTGCCCGTTGTGCTTTCTCAAGCAATAACAAAGCTACAAAAGGATTTCCTGGACGACTTGGCCTGTCGTGTCCACTTTCTGTCATCCTCCCTGAGCTCTGAGTGCTGTTCAGTCCCTGCCAGGCAGCTGTGTCAAGGACCCACCACACCAGAGACACAATACAGCTCATAA